Proteins from a single region of Aminivibrio sp.:
- a CDS encoding aminotransferase class IV: MSLCYINGTFQPLEKASLPVSDYIILRGVGVFESICTFHRRPLMLTPHLDRLVRSAESASIALPLPADDIKDIIREGISRMKEDCLVRPYITGGDIFHEGGFPASRLFVLFEKVRKPSPEVYDKGVLLLPVDGGRHIPGVKSVDYMFAYTGYGKRHDVYEILYCPEGEITEAAHSTFFLYKSGTLITAPLSRVLKGTTRDIILQLAREKGMKVEERCPLLSELPEANEAFITGSVKEVVPVVQIGDQVVGSGKPGPVTRMLHHTFLEEIIRWLE; the protein is encoded by the coding sequence ATGTCTCTCTGCTATATCAACGGGACCTTCCAGCCGCTTGAGAAGGCGTCCCTTCCCGTTTCCGACTACATTATCCTCAGGGGGGTGGGGGTCTTTGAATCCATCTGCACCTTCCACCGGCGCCCCCTGATGCTGACCCCCCATCTGGATCGGCTCGTCCGGTCTGCGGAAAGCGCCTCCATCGCCCTCCCCCTTCCGGCGGACGACATCAAGGACATCATCCGCGAGGGCATTTCCCGAATGAAGGAGGACTGCCTGGTCCGGCCCTATATCACAGGCGGAGACATCTTCCACGAGGGAGGCTTTCCGGCGTCGCGGCTCTTCGTCCTTTTTGAAAAGGTCCGGAAACCCTCGCCGGAAGTGTACGACAAGGGAGTGCTTCTGCTGCCCGTGGATGGGGGGAGACACATTCCCGGGGTCAAGAGCGTCGATTACATGTTCGCCTACACGGGGTACGGCAAGCGCCACGACGTCTACGAAATTCTCTACTGCCCCGAGGGAGAGATCACCGAGGCGGCCCACAGCACCTTCTTCCTCTACAAGAGCGGAACGCTGATCACGGCCCCCCTGTCGAGGGTGCTCAAGGGAACCACCAGGGACATCATCCTGCAGCTGGCCCGGGAAAAGGGCATGAAGGTCGAGGAGCGGTGCCCCCTGCTCTCCGAGCTTCCGGAAGCAAACGAGGCCTTCATCACCGGATCGGTGAAGGAAGTGGTACCCGTGGTGCAGATCGGCGACCAAGTGGTGGGCTCAGGGAAACCCGGCCCGGTCACCAGGATGCTCCACCACACCTTCCTGGAGGAAATCATCCGCTGGCTGGAATAA
- a CDS encoding [citrate (pro-3S)-lyase] ligase, whose product MLETKRDLEERAALLASRDLAVPEGEDLVLGLFQGDRLVAAGALVGNILQGIAVAREMEGEGAAAAVTSALLKKAVERGMRKVFLYSKPQEARIFQELGFSLLATAAVEESGLGAALLEWGAEGIEGWKARTAKIAEGKPARAGAAVVNCNPFTLGHRRLLEYAAGVSPWLYVLVVQEDRSLFPFDVRLRLVREGTADLENVTVLPGGPYVISSATFPAYFTRVPAGGDPRKITELYAALDLEMFRRHVAPTLGIAIRYVGTEPYCPVTSVYNDRMKRILPVGGEDCPPVEVREIPRFERDGRPVSASLVRELIREGRLGEATALVPKTTAEWLKSEEAAPVLEKIRTSGSRH is encoded by the coding sequence ATGCTTGAAACGAAGAGGGACCTGGAGGAACGGGCCGCCCTGCTCGCCTCCCGGGATCTTGCGGTGCCGGAAGGCGAGGACCTTGTCCTCGGCCTTTTCCAGGGCGACCGGCTGGTCGCCGCGGGGGCGCTGGTGGGGAACATTCTCCAGGGCATCGCCGTCGCCAGGGAAATGGAGGGCGAGGGGGCCGCTGCGGCGGTGACATCGGCCCTGCTCAAAAAGGCCGTGGAGCGGGGAATGAGGAAGGTTTTCCTCTACTCCAAGCCCCAGGAGGCCCGGATATTCCAGGAGCTTGGGTTTTCTCTCCTCGCCACGGCGGCGGTGGAAGAATCCGGCCTGGGGGCGGCCCTGCTGGAATGGGGAGCCGAGGGGATAGAAGGCTGGAAGGCCAGGACGGCGAAGATTGCCGAAGGGAAGCCTGCCCGGGCCGGGGCCGCGGTGGTGAACTGCAATCCTTTCACCCTTGGGCACCGGAGACTTCTCGAGTACGCCGCAGGGGTGAGCCCCTGGCTGTACGTCCTGGTGGTCCAGGAAGACCGGTCTCTCTTTCCCTTCGACGTCAGGCTGCGCCTTGTCCGTGAGGGGACGGCGGACCTGGAGAACGTGACGGTGCTGCCCGGAGGCCCCTACGTCATCTCCTCGGCCACCTTTCCGGCCTATTTCACCAGGGTTCCCGCCGGCGGCGATCCCCGGAAAATCACCGAGCTCTATGCCGCTCTCGACCTGGAGATGTTCCGGCGGCACGTGGCCCCCACCCTCGGCATAGCCATACGCTACGTGGGAACGGAACCCTACTGCCCGGTGACGTCCGTCTACAATGACCGGATGAAACGGATTCTCCCGGTCGGGGGGGAAGATTGCCCTCCCGTGGAAGTCCGGGAGATTCCCCGGTTCGAAAGGGACGGCCGGCCGGTGAGCGCGTCCCTGGTCAGGGAGCTTATCCGGGAGGGGCGGCTCGGCGAGGCGACGGCCCTTGTCCCGAAGACGACGGCGGAATGGCTGAAATCAGAAGAGGCCGCTCCCGTTCTTGAGAAGATACGGACGAGCGGTTCACGGCACTAG
- a CDS encoding tripartite tricarboxylate transporter substrate binding protein, whose translation MKKLFAVLMLIALFATAGAASAEWKPSRTIELIAPANPGGGWDMLCRTVQKALTDENLVEKNVIVVNKPGGGGATGWNYLKGKKGQGEYLAATSTLIMLNNLLGKSELTYHDFTPIAALQTEWISVAVEQDSPWKTVKDLFEAIKADPSSVPVGVGPTLGNNDHLVFLELAKANGVDPASIKFIVYPGAGGEIVPALLGGHVKATVIGLAEVLEQHKAGKMRVIGVSSEKTLADILPGVPSFKEQGVDVVFPHWRGIIGAPGLTEDQVKYWDDVFSKMVETETWKTLLKNLGWDNFYQNSAEHKAFLEKRTKEFDELLTQVGLKK comes from the coding sequence ATGAAAAAGTTGTTCGCAGTTCTTATGCTCATCGCGCTGTTCGCGACCGCAGGGGCGGCTTCGGCGGAGTGGAAGCCCTCCCGGACCATCGAACTCATCGCCCCGGCCAACCCCGGCGGGGGATGGGACATGCTCTGCCGCACCGTGCAGAAGGCCCTGACCGACGAGAACCTGGTCGAGAAAAACGTCATCGTTGTCAACAAGCCCGGCGGAGGCGGCGCCACGGGATGGAACTACCTGAAGGGCAAGAAGGGGCAGGGCGAGTACCTCGCCGCCACCTCCACCCTCATCATGCTCAACAACCTCCTCGGCAAGAGCGAACTGACCTACCATGACTTCACCCCTATCGCCGCCCTGCAGACCGAATGGATCTCCGTGGCCGTGGAACAGGATTCTCCCTGGAAGACCGTGAAGGACCTCTTCGAGGCCATCAAGGCCGACCCCTCCTCAGTTCCCGTGGGCGTGGGACCCACCCTCGGCAACAATGACCACCTTGTCTTCCTTGAACTCGCCAAGGCCAACGGAGTCGATCCCGCAAGCATCAAGTTCATAGTCTATCCCGGCGCCGGCGGAGAAATTGTGCCCGCCCTTCTCGGCGGCCACGTGAAGGCGACGGTCATCGGCCTCGCCGAGGTTCTCGAGCAGCACAAGGCGGGCAAAATGAGGGTCATCGGCGTCAGCTCCGAGAAAACCCTCGCCGACATCCTTCCCGGTGTTCCGAGCTTCAAGGAGCAGGGAGTGGACGTGGTATTCCCCCACTGGAGGGGCATCATCGGCGCCCCCGGCCTTACCGAGGACCAGGTGAAATACTGGGACGACGTATTCTCGAAGATGGTGGAGACCGAGACGTGGAAAACCCTCCTCAAGAACCTCGGCTGGGACAATTTCTACCAGAATTCCGCGGAGCACAAGGCATTCCTCGAGAAGCGCACCAAGGAATTCGACGAACTCCTCACGCAGGTCGGCCTGAAGAAGTAG
- a CDS encoding tripartite tricarboxylate transporter permease, with protein MDVIFDNLAIGFATAITATNIMWVFIGGLLGTIMGMLPGLGPATGVAILIPITYGMNPSTALITMCAVYYGAMFGGSRASIMINTPGDASAIVSCFDGYPMTKNGEAGAALAISAIASFIGGTVGMVFLVFLTGPIAAAALKFGPAEMFSLMLFALVATITLAEGSLLKGIIAMCIGFMLSTIGIDPLTGIIRFTFGVEELQDGIDFLVVMIGVYAICEVFKNYKNLDTRYTLDSRSIGKVWVSWAQFKKCIMPMLRSSPLGFFVGVLPGMGASIATFMSYAMEKNLSKTPEKFGKGAIEGLAAPEAANNSCAAGAMVPLLTLGIPGSGTTAVMLGALMMLGVRPGPILFSQYPEIAWGVIASILVGNIMLVIINLPLAIPLVQLLKIPQRIMLPLILGMGFMGTYFLNYSAFDFILVMGFALGGYIFSKLEIPLPPLVLALILGGTTEQSFRNSMSLSDGSLAIFFRKPISVTLIVLAAVSLVYSLLKRRKYSS; from the coding sequence ATGGACGTCATTTTCGATAATCTCGCCATAGGGTTCGCCACGGCCATAACGGCCACCAACATTATGTGGGTCTTCATCGGCGGCCTGCTGGGCACCATCATGGGCATGCTGCCCGGCCTCGGGCCCGCCACGGGGGTGGCCATCCTCATCCCCATCACCTACGGGATGAACCCGTCCACGGCCCTCATCACCATGTGCGCCGTCTACTACGGTGCCATGTTCGGCGGCTCCAGGGCTTCCATCATGATCAACACCCCCGGTGACGCGTCGGCCATCGTGTCGTGCTTCGACGGCTATCCCATGACGAAAAACGGCGAAGCCGGAGCGGCCCTGGCCATCTCCGCCATCGCGTCCTTCATAGGGGGTACCGTCGGCATGGTCTTCCTCGTCTTCCTGACGGGTCCCATCGCCGCCGCCGCACTGAAGTTCGGCCCCGCCGAAATGTTCTCCCTCATGCTCTTCGCCCTCGTGGCCACCATCACCCTTGCCGAGGGAAGCCTGCTCAAGGGCATCATCGCCATGTGCATCGGCTTCATGCTTTCCACCATCGGCATCGACCCCCTCACGGGCATCATCCGCTTCACCTTCGGCGTGGAGGAACTACAGGACGGCATCGACTTCCTCGTGGTCATGATCGGGGTGTACGCCATTTGCGAGGTCTTCAAGAACTATAAAAACCTCGACACCAGATACACCCTCGACTCCCGCAGCATAGGCAAGGTCTGGGTGAGCTGGGCCCAGTTCAAAAAATGCATTATGCCCATGCTCCGCAGCTCTCCCCTTGGATTCTTCGTGGGCGTTCTCCCGGGAATGGGGGCGAGCATCGCCACCTTCATGTCCTACGCCATGGAGAAGAACCTGAGCAAGACCCCTGAAAAGTTCGGCAAGGGAGCCATCGAGGGTCTCGCCGCCCCCGAGGCGGCGAACAACTCCTGCGCCGCCGGCGCCATGGTCCCCCTGCTCACGCTCGGCATTCCGGGATCGGGTACCACGGCGGTCATGCTCGGCGCCCTCATGATGCTCGGCGTCAGACCCGGGCCCATCCTTTTCTCCCAGTATCCCGAGATCGCCTGGGGCGTCATCGCGTCCATCCTCGTGGGGAACATCATGCTCGTCATCATCAACCTGCCCCTGGCCATCCCCCTGGTGCAGCTCCTCAAAATCCCCCAGAGGATCATGCTGCCCCTGATTCTCGGCATGGGCTTCATGGGAACCTACTTTCTGAACTACAGCGCCTTCGACTTCATCCTCGTCATGGGCTTTGCCCTCGGAGGGTACATTTTCTCCAAGCTGGAGATTCCCCTGCCGCCCCTGGTGCTCGCCCTCATTTTGGGAGGCACCACGGAGCAGTCCTTCAGGAACTCCATGTCCCTCTCCGACGGGTCGCTGGCCATCTTCTTCCGGAAGCCCATCTCCGTGACCCTCATCGTCCTCGCCGCCGTCTCCCTGGTCTATTCGCTCCTGAAGAGGAGGAAGTATTCATCATGA
- a CDS encoding GntR family transcriptional regulator, which produces MPLLKNVPDLRTKPMRDVIYEHLRKAIVLGDLKAESTFTDGEIAEEFGVSRTPVREAVQKLEADGYIERVPMKGNRVCGVSPYELAHAMAIRKALETLAVRYAALRITPEELHRLEELLAEADIVFTQFTGDELLERFFPIVKNFNHTLFEACKSTSLSALIWAQREIFDRYRVMRIILPNRIHKSLSRRKDIYCALRDGDPDRACAVWTDHLNESFTIWRDKSGYGKELEGFTFF; this is translated from the coding sequence ATGCCCCTGCTGAAAAACGTTCCCGATCTCCGTACCAAGCCTATGAGGGACGTCATTTACGAACACCTCCGCAAGGCCATCGTCCTCGGTGATCTCAAGGCCGAATCCACCTTCACCGACGGTGAGATCGCGGAGGAGTTCGGCGTCAGCCGCACCCCGGTCCGGGAGGCCGTACAGAAGCTCGAGGCCGACGGCTATATCGAGCGGGTCCCCATGAAAGGGAACAGGGTCTGCGGCGTCTCCCCTTACGAACTTGCCCATGCCATGGCCATCCGGAAGGCACTGGAAACACTGGCCGTCCGCTACGCCGCCCTCCGGATCACACCCGAGGAACTCCACCGCCTTGAGGAACTGCTGGCCGAGGCGGACATCGTCTTCACCCAGTTCACCGGAGACGAACTTCTTGAGCGGTTTTTCCCCATTGTAAAAAACTTCAACCATACCCTCTTCGAGGCGTGCAAATCCACCAGTCTCTCGGCCCTCATCTGGGCCCAGCGGGAGATTTTTGACCGCTACCGGGTCATGAGAATCATCCTGCCCAACAGAATCCACAAAAGCCTTTCCCGCCGGAAGGACATCTACTGTGCCCTCCGGGACGGCGACCCTGACCGGGCCTGTGCCGTCTGGACGGATCACCTGAACGAATCCTTCACTATCTGGAGGGACAAGTCGGGATACGGAAAGGAACTTGAAGGTTTCACCTTCTTTTAG
- a CDS encoding aldolase/citrate lyase family protein, whose amino-acid sequence MNRIDGRPRRSLLYIPGNNPGMIQNCAIYGSDGVLLDLEDSISVTEKDAARKLVKHALKTLDFGSVERVVRINGRDTPFFERDLEEIIPARPDAVRIPKIDSPDDIRAADDIITRLEEENGMERGFVRIHAMLETARAIVNASAIASSSPRILGLTIGGQDLAADLGIKITKEGLEMLYARSAVVLAAKAAGLLAFDTVYTDIDDLEGLREQAAMSVALGFSGKAAVHPSQIAVIHEAFRPEEKDVRKAERIVRGAREAEERGLGVVAVDGRMVDAPVVAQARRTLELARLAGMEVETE is encoded by the coding sequence ATGAACCGAATTGACGGCCGGCCCCGGCGGTCGCTGCTCTACATCCCGGGGAACAACCCCGGAATGATCCAGAACTGCGCCATCTACGGATCGGACGGAGTCCTCCTTGACCTGGAGGACTCCATCTCCGTCACCGAAAAGGACGCCGCCCGGAAACTGGTGAAACATGCCCTGAAAACCCTGGATTTCGGCTCCGTGGAACGGGTGGTGCGGATCAACGGCCGGGACACGCCCTTCTTTGAACGGGACCTCGAGGAAATCATCCCGGCGAGGCCGGATGCCGTCCGCATACCCAAGATCGACTCCCCCGACGACATCCGGGCCGCGGACGACATCATCACCCGCCTTGAAGAAGAGAACGGCATGGAACGAGGATTCGTAAGAATCCACGCCATGCTCGAGACCGCCCGGGCCATCGTGAACGCATCCGCCATAGCGTCGTCGTCTCCCCGCATCCTGGGACTCACCATCGGAGGCCAGGACCTGGCTGCCGACCTCGGCATCAAAATAACCAAGGAAGGCCTGGAGATGCTCTATGCCCGGAGCGCCGTGGTCCTGGCGGCGAAGGCTGCCGGCCTTCTCGCTTTCGACACGGTCTACACCGACATCGACGACCTAGAGGGACTCCGCGAACAGGCAGCCATGAGCGTCGCCCTCGGGTTTTCCGGCAAGGCGGCCGTCCATCCGTCCCAGATCGCCGTCATCCACGAGGCCTTCCGCCCCGAAGAAAAGGACGTGCGGAAGGCGGAGCGGATCGTCAGGGGAGCCCGGGAGGCGGAGGAACGGGGACTGGGAGTGGTGGCCGTGGACGGTCGCATGGTGGACGCCCCCGTGGTGGCCCAGGCGCGAAGAACCCTGGAACTTGCCCGACTCGCGGGAATGGAGGTGGAGACCGAATGA
- the citG gene encoding triphosphoribosyl-dephospho-CoA synthase CitG: MNSSVLDAREGRWNRRRALAATLPAGWSVLSFTLRMPAALRLGGEFDRDAEGLFRDLVFHLGSRGFSVESTAFAVRADGPEGLCSVRGGAAAVKRAAVVFEEEHPRGCLADGDVMDSLSGEVGRESLALPPRRCLVCGRRAAECVAGRTHNTEEIRASVERILSFPGGVPGEEPVSFTAETARKAVLFETAASPKPGLVDPLSRGAHGDMDYFTFLASAAALASEWERFARLGARFRGDDPAGLLSSLREEGLRAERKMFSATGGINTHKGLIFSLGVLCASAGMLASEGIPLSPEACASRGAAIVRGITERDFAFLKGTPGGRPLTAGERLFLSDGVTGIRGEAERGFPSVTGTALPALRSSLSKGLSLNDAMVDGLLALMTVVEDTNILSRGGREGERTVRKEAEKAVKLGGMSSKEGKEAVQKMNGLFTRRNLSPGGSADLLAVTVFLHLLIPASG; encoded by the coding sequence ATGAACAGCTCCGTCCTCGATGCCCGGGAGGGTCGCTGGAACAGGAGGAGGGCCCTTGCGGCGACCCTCCCGGCGGGATGGTCTGTCCTTTCCTTCACCCTCAGGATGCCTGCCGCCCTGCGGTTGGGGGGCGAATTCGACCGGGACGCGGAGGGGCTTTTCAGGGACCTGGTGTTTCATCTCGGCAGCCGGGGATTTTCCGTGGAATCGACGGCTTTTGCAGTTCGGGCCGACGGACCCGAGGGCCTCTGCTCGGTCCGGGGCGGCGCGGCGGCGGTAAAGAGGGCCGCGGTGGTCTTCGAGGAGGAGCACCCGAGGGGCTGCCTGGCCGACGGTGACGTCATGGATTCTCTCTCCGGGGAGGTCGGGCGGGAGAGCCTGGCCCTGCCCCCGAGACGGTGCCTCGTCTGCGGGCGCAGGGCCGCGGAATGCGTTGCGGGCAGGACCCACAATACTGAGGAAATCCGCGCCTCGGTGGAGCGTATTCTCTCCTTTCCCGGCGGCGTCCCGGGAGAAGAGCCCGTTTCGTTCACAGCGGAGACGGCACGGAAGGCAGTCCTGTTCGAAACGGCCGCCTCTCCCAAGCCGGGGCTCGTGGACCCCCTGTCCAGGGGAGCCCACGGGGACATGGATTACTTTACCTTTCTCGCGTCCGCGGCGGCCCTTGCCTCCGAATGGGAGCGGTTCGCCCGCCTGGGCGCCCGTTTCCGCGGGGATGACCCCGCGGGACTTCTCTCCTCCCTGCGGGAGGAAGGCCTTCGGGCGGAGCGGAAGATGTTTTCCGCCACAGGGGGCATCAATACCCACAAGGGGCTGATTTTTTCCCTGGGGGTTCTCTGTGCGTCGGCGGGCATGCTCGCCTCGGAAGGAATCCCCCTTTCGCCGGAGGCATGCGCTTCCCGGGGAGCTGCCATCGTCCGGGGCATCACGGAGCGGGATTTCGCCTTCCTGAAGGGAACGCCGGGCGGGCGCCCTCTTACGGCGGGGGAGCGGCTCTTCCTGAGCGATGGGGTAACGGGCATCCGGGGCGAGGCGGAAAGAGGCTTCCCCTCGGTGACCGGAACGGCCCTTCCCGCTCTCCGCTCATCCCTGTCGAAGGGGCTTTCCCTGAACGATGCCATGGTGGACGGGTTGCTTGCCCTCATGACCGTGGTGGAAGACACGAACATCCTCTCAAGGGGCGGCCGGGAAGGGGAGCGGACCGTGCGGAAAGAAGCTGAAAAGGCGGTGAAACTCGGCGGCATGTCGTCGAAAGAAGGGAAAGAAGCCGTCCAGAAAATGAACGGCCTCTTCACGCGGCGCAATCTCAGTCCCGGCGGAAGCGCGGATCTTTTGGCCGTGACGGTGTTTCTTCACCTGCTTATTCCAGCCAGCGGATGA
- a CDS encoding tripartite tricarboxylate transporter TctB family protein, which yields MSKNFTSGLISIILGAIYFYTAMQFPEVQAGDNTGPKLFPLIVGAVAVIAGILLCITDRMSGKSEPVAWNFISDRAVWLKILVTMVLGVVYGMVLDTWGYLLATTAFMFFATMMINRGRFVQNVLISVLFPTVTYGAFAIALQLSLPRGIIENMLPF from the coding sequence ATGAGCAAAAATTTTACCAGCGGCTTGATTTCCATCATCCTGGGAGCCATATATTTCTACACCGCCATGCAGTTTCCCGAGGTCCAGGCTGGAGACAACACGGGGCCGAAACTCTTCCCCTTGATCGTCGGAGCTGTGGCCGTGATCGCCGGCATCCTGCTCTGCATCACCGACAGGATGTCTGGAAAATCTGAGCCCGTGGCCTGGAATTTCATATCGGACCGGGCCGTCTGGCTCAAAATTCTCGTCACCATGGTCCTCGGCGTTGTCTACGGGATGGTCCTCGATACCTGGGGCTACCTGCTTGCCACAACGGCCTTCATGTTCTTCGCGACCATGATGATCAACCGGGGGCGGTTCGTCCAGAACGTCCTCATCTCCGTCCTGTTTCCAACGGTCACCTACGGAGCCTTCGCCATAGCCCTCCAGCTGAGCCTGCCCCGGGGGATCATAGAGAACATGCTTCCCTTCTAG
- the citD gene encoding citrate lyase acyl carrier protein: MKAVKDAAAGSLESSDVLVTVIPAGGEENTLSVESIVFRQFGGRIRSVAEEVIASSGLEGAAVRIQDRGALECTLRARLETAIERAAGKA; the protein is encoded by the coding sequence ATGAAGGCAGTGAAGGACGCGGCAGCCGGGTCTCTCGAATCAAGCGACGTGCTGGTGACGGTGATTCCTGCGGGGGGGGAGGAAAACACCCTCTCTGTGGAGAGCATCGTGTTCAGGCAGTTCGGCGGGCGGATCCGCTCGGTGGCGGAGGAAGTTATCGCCTCCTCGGGCCTTGAGGGGGCTGCCGTGAGAATTCAGGACAGGGGAGCCCTGGAGTGCACTCTCCGGGCCCGGCTCGAGACGGCCATCGAGAGGGCTGCCGGAAAGGCATGA